One Lutzomyia longipalpis isolate SR_M1_2022 chromosome 4, ASM2433408v1 DNA segment encodes these proteins:
- the LOC129795857 gene encoding mothers against decapentaplegic homolog 4: MNSIPSTAPTSADACLSIVHSLMCHRQGGESEGFAKRAIESLVKKLKEKRDELDSLITAITTNGAHPSKCVTIQRTLDGRLQVAGRKGFPHVIYARIWRWPDLHKNELKHVKYCQYAFDLKCDSVCVNPYHYERVVSPGIDLSGLTLQSGPSRIVKDEYSAGGLVPSQMEMEALDTGTIQHHPPPPMNNSSYAGYQQGPHTMTVPPDGGLPSTACIHPGQQVQQQPIVSLAGMAATAQANVMPSSAPPEGALQAQSPPQTYYAGTPAVPPAAAEQQLPVEAQPQATAGSSMTIIQTSASASGHPQKNGYVAAAASGAATPGAGGGGGGAGQVQSTQPFTSAESIQGTWTGSSTLTYTQSMQPPDMRQNQSMFWSHGNSHIQGEVFGHQRLLSRQPAPEYWCSVAYFELDTQVGETYKVPSSKPNVIVDGYVDPSGGNRFCLGALSNVHRTEQSERARLHIGKGVQLDLRGEGDVWMRCLSDHSVFVQSYYLDREAGRTPGDAVHKIYPAAYIKVFDLRQCYRQMQSLAANAQAAAAAQAAAVAGLPGSQIGAPPRSLNAAAGIGVDDLRRLCILRLSFVKGWGPDYPRQSIKDTPCWVEVHLHRALQLLDEVLHTMPIDGPRTVE; this comes from the exons ATGAATTCAATTCCATCGACGGCACCCACATCGGCAGATGCATGCCTCAGTATTGTGCACAGCCTCATGTGCCACAGGCAGGGTGGTGAGAGTGAGGGCTTTGCCAAGCGTGCCATTGAGAGTCTCGTGAAGAAGCTCAAGGAGAAGCGCGATGAGCTTGATTCCCTCATAACGGCCATCACGACAAATGGGGCACATCCCAGTAAGTGCGTCACCATTCAGCGTACCCTCGATGGACGTCTGCAGGTGGCCGGGCGGAAGGGCTTCCCGCATGTAATCTACGCACGCATCTGGCGATGGCCGGATCTGCATAAAAACGAACTGAAGCACGTAAAGTACTGTCAGTATGCTTTTGACCTCAAATGTGACTCCGTGTGCGTGAATCCCTATCACTATGAACGCGTTGTCTCACCGGGCATTGACCTGAGTGGGTTGACACTGCAATCGGGCCCCAGTAGGATTGTTAAGGATGAATACTCTGCTGGTGGTTTGGTACCGAGTCAAATGGAGATGGAAGCACTCGATACGGGCACCATACAGCACCATCCACCACCACCGATGAACAATTCATCCTACGCTGGATACCAGCAAG GACCTCATACAATGACAGTTCCACCGGATGGTGGTCTCCCGTCAACTGCATGCATCCACCCGGGGCAGCAGGTGCAACAGCAACCGATTGTTTCACTCGCCGGCATGGCGGCAACAGCTCAGGCGAATGTTATGCCATCCTCAGCACCTCCCGAAGGGGCATTGCAAGCTCAATCGCCCCCGCAGACCTACTATGCAGGTACACCAGCTGTACCACCAGCAGCGGCTGAGCAGCAACTCCCCGTGGAGGCACAACCACAAGCTACAGCAGGTAGCAGCATGACAATCATCCAGACATCGGCATCAGCATCGGGGCATCCGCAGAAGAATGGCTACGTTGCAGCAGCGGCATCGGGAGCAGCGACACCTGGTgcgggtggtggtggtggtggagcaGGTCAAGTGCAATCAACACAGCCATTCACGTCTGCAGAATCCATTCAGGGCACCTGGACGGGTTCCAGCACTCTCACCTACACGCAATCAATGCAACCACCGGACATGAGGCAGAATCAATCAATGTTCT GGTCACATGGGAACTCCCATATTCAGGGGGAAGTCTTTGGGCATCAGCGCTTGCTGTCGCGTCAACCAGCCCCTGAATATTGGTGCTCTGTGGCGTACTTTGAGTTGGACACACAAGTGGGGGAGACGTACAAGGTGCCGTCGTCAAAGCCAAATGTCATTGTTGATGGGTACGTTGATCCCTCTGGGGGGAATCGCTTCTGCCTCGGGGCACTCAGCAATGTCCACCGAACGGAACAGAGTGAACGCGCCCGGTTGCACATTGGCAAGGGCGTACAGCTTGATCTCCGCGGCGAAGGGGATGTCTGGATGCGCTGCCTCAGTGATCATTCAGTCTTCGTGCAGAGCTACTACCTCGATCGCGAAGCAGGACGAACTCCCGGTGATGCTGTTCACAAAATCTATCCAGCTGCATACATTAAG gtctTTGATTTGCGCCAATGCTACAGACAAATGCAATCTTTGGCCGCCAATGCTCAAGCAGCAGCTGCAGCACAGGCAGCTGCCGTTGCGGGGCTCCCTGGATCTCAAATAGGCGCTCCACCACGCA GTCTCAATGCAGCTGCTGGGATTGGTGTGGATGACCTTCGGCGTCTCTGTATCCTGCGCCTGAGCTTTGTGAAGGGCTGGGGTCCTGACTATCCGCGACAGAGCATCAAGGATACTCCATGTTGGGTAGAGGTTCACCTCCATCGAGCTCTTCAACTTCTCGACGAGGTACTCCACACAATGCCCATCGATGGACCCCGCACCGTTGAGTAA
- the LOC129795888 gene encoding synapse-associated protein of 47 kDa isoform X2, with the protein MFSGLTNQVTSWVGGKKGEQEDGTLPAQQEGQTAPEVAEAPSTDPAAAVPVAEDAGQSPTKAGGGMFSNVKSQMTGWLGNASMPSMPTVSMPSVSIPTIPGFSKKNAETEEGAAPADAAAGEVAKDTEGGTAAEATEATAADDEDKSSATEGADSKPGSGPTTPQDDQAGQIGQVTTKVTQGVKSFGSFLYSSVNKAGAKIKETVKDNSILGEFTKEQEAFMKENAAKGGSGQLPWVGIANGEKVKEEILGLSADRRNFVRAPPAGVDFQFDYDVSYTVAQAIMAEDTALEKMRFDLVPKIITEENFWRNYFYRVSLICQAAELGTLGTESGIGQGSPEE; encoded by the exons ATGTTCTCGGGTTTGACCAACCAAGTGACCTCCTGGGTGGGTGGGAAGAAAGGTGAACAGGAGGATGGGACACTGCCAGCACAGCAAGAGGGGCAAACGGCACCAGAAGTTGCTGAGGCTCCGTCCACGGATCCTGCTGCTGCTGTGCCTGTTGCAGAGGATGCTGGTCAAAg CCCAACAAAGGCCGGCGGTGGGATGTTTTCGAATGTAAAGAGCCAAATGACGGGATGGCTGGGAAATGCATCAATGCCGAGCATGCCAACTGTCTCGATGCCATCTGTATCGATTCCAACAATTCCTGGTTTTAGTAAAAAGAATGCCGAGACCGAGGAGGGAGCTGCACCGGCTGATGCAGCAGCTGGTGAGGTGGCAAAAGACACAGAAGGTGGTACAGCAGCCGAGGCGACTGAGGCAACAGCGGCGGATGATGAAGATAAATCTAG cGCAACAGAAGGTGCGGATTCAAAGCCTGGATCGGGGCCAACAACTCCACAGGATGACCAGGCTGGGCAAATAGGGCAAGTGACAACAAAAGTAACACAGGGGGTTAAGAGTTTTGGCTCATTCCTCTACTCATCTGTTAACAAGGCTGGGGCCAAGATCAAGGAGACCGTGAAAGATAAT agtATTTTGGGTGAATTTACCAAAGAGCAGGAGGCATTTATGAAGGAAAATGCCGCAAAGGGTGGCTCTGGGCAGCTCCCGTGGGTTGGCATTGCAAACGGTGAAAAGGTCAAGGAGGAAATTCTTGGTTTATCAGCAGACAGGCGTAACTTTGTCCGTGCCCCACCAGCTGGTGTGGACTTCCAATTTGACTACGATGTCTCCTATACCGTGGCACAGGCTATAATGGCCGAAGATACGGCCCTTGAGAAGATGCGCTTTGACTTGGTGCCCAAAATTAtcacagaagaaaatttctggCGCAACTACTTCTACCGCGTCTCACTCATTTGCCAAGCTGCTGAATTAGGTACGCTAGGTACGGAGTCTGGTATTGGGCAGGGTTCACCTGAGGAGTAA
- the LOC129795868 gene encoding vang-like protein 2, with amino-acid sequence MDAESVKSEQSSRSRRTTRQQSGSHRSRHSHRNHKGKRPDMAPFQTTVNLDDSRDGQEIIEVQILPQDENWGENTTAVTGNTSEQSVSMEDVSNWQGGSESGMGFACQRYMETTLSLILCLVAYFSPLAMVMMPKLGFFSRAFDNADLTPIARSQLLACNAECKGQLVSLAVRMILLALALWAIFLRKPAATLPRIFLFRATVILLVLVSTFAFWLFYVVQVTEGTKAIIEGAEAADYKSLVAFATSFADTLLFIHYIAVILLEVRHQQPVYYVKVVRSPDGESRSYTIGQFSIQRAAVWVLQKYYTEFTIYNPYLERIPVSKSQRKALSTFKYYDVDGVNASQQQSQSRAVLAAHARRRDSSHNERFYEEHEYERRVKKRRARLITAAEEAFTHIKRVHNEPAPAIPLDPQEAAQAVFPSMARALQKYLRVTRQQPRHTVESILKHLAHCLKHDLAPRAFLEPYLVEFPVMQSEKERRPVQSWSLICDELLSRPLSDGCSFQLIQSDISLVVTVHRLPHFHVSEEVVDPKSNKFVLKLNSETSV; translated from the exons ATGGATGCGGAGTCCGTAAAGTCGGAGCAGAGTTCACGATCGCGACGTACGACAAGGCAGCAATCCGGGAGTCACAGGAGTAGACATTCCCATCGGAATCACAAAGGGAAGCGCCCCGATATGGCACCCTTTCAGACCACCGTCAATCTCGACGATTCCCGCGACGGCCAGGAAATCATTGAGGTGCAAATCCTGCCGCAGGATGAGAATTGGGGGGAGAACACCACCGCCGTCACGGGCAATACGTCCGAGCAGAGTGTCTCAATGGAGGATGTTAGCAATTGGCAGGGAGGCAGTGAGTCCGGCATGGGGTTTGCCTGTCAGCGATATATGGAGACCACACTGTCGCTCATCCTGTGCCTTGTGGCCTACTTCAGTCCCCTGGCCATGGTGATGATGCCCAAATTGGGCTTTTTCTCTCGAGCCTTCGACAATGCTGACCTCACTCCCATTGCCAGGAGTCAGCTACTTGCCTGCAATGCCGAATGCAAAG GACAATTGGTCTCCCTGGCTGTTCGAATGATCCTCCTGGCACTCGCTCTATGGGCAATCTTTCTACGGAAGCCAGCTGCAACACTCCCACGAATCTTCTTGTTTCGTGCCACGGTGATCCTCCTTGTTTTGGTCTCAACTTTCGCCTTTTGGCTCTTCTACGTGGTTCAAGTCACCGAGGGAACAAAGGCAATCATTGAGGGTGCCGAGGCGGCTGACTACAAATCCCTCGTTGCCTTTGCCACAAGTTTCGCCGATACTCTCCTCTTTATTCACTACATTGCGGTGATTTTGCTGGAGGTTCGGCACCAGCAGCCCGTGTACTACGTGAAGGTGGTACGGAGCCCAGATGGGGAGAGTCGTTCGTACACAATTGGGCAGTTTAGTATCCAACGGGCAGCTGTGTGGGTGCTGCAGAAGTACTACACGGAATTCACAATATACAATCCTTATCTTGAGCGTATTCCGGTGTCCAAATCCCAACGGAAGGCGCTGTCAACGTTCAAATACTACGACGTTGATGGGGTGAATGCGTCGCAGCAGCAGAGTCAATCTCGTGCCGTTCTGGCGGCTCATGCTCGACGGAGGGATTCGAGTCACAATGAGCGCTTCTACGAGGAGCACGAGTACGAACGGCGGGTGAAGAAGCGACGTGCGAGGCTCATAACAGCCGCCGAGGAGGCCTTCACGCACATTAAGCGTGTGCACAATGAACCAGCCCCGGCTATTCCGCTGGATCCGCAGGAAGCTGCCCAAGCGGTCTTCCCATCAATGGCTCGTGCTCTGCAGAAGTATCTGCGTGTCACGCGACAACAGCCACGGCATACGGTGGAGTCAATCCTCAAACACTTAGCGCACTGTCTGAAGCACGATTTAGCCCCGCGTGCCTTCCTGGAGCCCTACCTCGTGGAATTTCCGGTGATGCAGAGTGAAAAGGAACGTCGCCCAGTGCAATCGTGGTCACTCATTTGCGATGAACTCCTCTCGCGGCCTCTGTCCGACGGGTGCTCCTTCCAGCTCATCCAGAGTGACATCTCCCTCGTTGTCACGGTGCACCGTTTGCCGCATTTTCACGTCTCCGAGGAGGTTGTTGATCCCAAAAGCAACAAATTTGTCCTCAAACTCAATTCAGAGACGAGTGTGTGA
- the LOC129795907 gene encoding tetratricopeptide repeat protein 1, with protein sequence MEECDRTETSLPPDGDSETNIPNLTDVIVQLKSEGNRCFREGNYEDSLILYSAGVKICPVDSVEQRAVFFANRAATNVKLEEFSRVIEDCTVALLLKPDYLKVLQRRAVCLEKLEKLEESLEDYQRILTLDPGNTDARFASARLTEMVQERNEKLKEEMLGKLKDVGNLILKPFGLSTNNFRMVKDEKSGSYSINFVNNNQS encoded by the exons ATGGAGGAGTGTGATAGAACGGAGACATCCCTGCCTCCGGATGGTGATTCAGAAACAAATATTCCTAACCTCACGGATGTGATTGTTCAGCTGAAAAGTGAAGGAAATCGTTGCTTCCGCGAAGGGAATTACGAGGATTCCCTCATCCTGTACAGTGCTGGCGTGAAGATTTGCCCTGTTGACTCTGTGGAACAGCGGGCAGTTTTCTTTGCCAACAGAGCAGCCACAAATGTGAAGCTGGAGGAATTCTCGCGCGTCATTGAGGACTGCACGGTGGCTCTCTTGCTGAAGCCAGACTACCTAAAAGTGCTCCAGAG gCGAGCAGTGTGCCTGGAGAAGTTGGAGAAACTCGAGGAGAGTCTCGAGGATTACCAGCGTATCCTCACCCTTGATCCCGGCAATACAGACGCCCGTTTCGCGTCGGCACGTCTCACGGAAATGGTGCAGGAACGCAACGAAAAGCTAAAAGAGGAGATGCTGGGAAAGCTCAAGGATGTGGGGAATCTCATCCTGAAGCCCTTTGGACTCTCCACGAATAACTTCCGCATGGTGAAGGATGAGAAGAGTGGCTCCTATTCCATTAATTTTGTCAACAACAACCAATCATAA
- the LOC129795888 gene encoding synapse-associated protein of 47 kDa isoform X1 encodes MFSGLTNQVTSWVGGKKGEQEDGTLPAQQEGQTAPEVAEAPSTDPAAAVPVAEDAGQSPTKAGGGMFSNVKSQMTGWLGNASMPSMPTVSMPSVSIPTIPGFSKKNAETEEGAAPADAAAGEVAKDTEGGTAAEATEATAADDEDKSRYISATEGADSKPGSGPTTPQDDQAGQIGQVTTKVTQGVKSFGSFLYSSVNKAGAKIKETVKDNSILGEFTKEQEAFMKENAAKGGSGQLPWVGIANGEKVKEEILGLSADRRNFVRAPPAGVDFQFDYDVSYTVAQAIMAEDTALEKMRFDLVPKIITEENFWRNYFYRVSLICQAAELGTLGTESGIGQGSPEE; translated from the exons ATGTTCTCGGGTTTGACCAACCAAGTGACCTCCTGGGTGGGTGGGAAGAAAGGTGAACAGGAGGATGGGACACTGCCAGCACAGCAAGAGGGGCAAACGGCACCAGAAGTTGCTGAGGCTCCGTCCACGGATCCTGCTGCTGCTGTGCCTGTTGCAGAGGATGCTGGTCAAAg CCCAACAAAGGCCGGCGGTGGGATGTTTTCGAATGTAAAGAGCCAAATGACGGGATGGCTGGGAAATGCATCAATGCCGAGCATGCCAACTGTCTCGATGCCATCTGTATCGATTCCAACAATTCCTGGTTTTAGTAAAAAGAATGCCGAGACCGAGGAGGGAGCTGCACCGGCTGATGCAGCAGCTGGTGAGGTGGCAAAAGACACAGAAGGTGGTACAGCAGCCGAGGCGACTGAGGCAACAGCGGCGGATGATGAAGATAAATCTAGGTATATTAG cGCAACAGAAGGTGCGGATTCAAAGCCTGGATCGGGGCCAACAACTCCACAGGATGACCAGGCTGGGCAAATAGGGCAAGTGACAACAAAAGTAACACAGGGGGTTAAGAGTTTTGGCTCATTCCTCTACTCATCTGTTAACAAGGCTGGGGCCAAGATCAAGGAGACCGTGAAAGATAAT agtATTTTGGGTGAATTTACCAAAGAGCAGGAGGCATTTATGAAGGAAAATGCCGCAAAGGGTGGCTCTGGGCAGCTCCCGTGGGTTGGCATTGCAAACGGTGAAAAGGTCAAGGAGGAAATTCTTGGTTTATCAGCAGACAGGCGTAACTTTGTCCGTGCCCCACCAGCTGGTGTGGACTTCCAATTTGACTACGATGTCTCCTATACCGTGGCACAGGCTATAATGGCCGAAGATACGGCCCTTGAGAAGATGCGCTTTGACTTGGTGCCCAAAATTAtcacagaagaaaatttctggCGCAACTACTTCTACCGCGTCTCACTCATTTGCCAAGCTGCTGAATTAGGTACGCTAGGTACGGAGTCTGGTATTGGGCAGGGTTCACCTGAGGAGTAA